ACTGCCAATGGCGGCAACGGATCCGGTTGGCCTCTACAGGCGGCCGTGTATAGCGCATTCAATTCCCGCACCAGCACCCCGATCGACCAGCCGTCTGACACGATGTGATGTTGCGTCAGCACCAGCACGTGCTCGTCATCCGACAACTGAATCCCGCACGCGCGCAGCAACGGCCCGTGCGCCAGATCGAACAGCGCTTGTGCAGCCTCGGCGCTCAGTCGCACCAGTTGAGCCTGCGCATCGGGCACATCACGCAAGTCATGCCAGCTCATCGGCACGCCTGTGTCGGCGGGCAGCAGCTGAACTTGCGGCTGGCCCTCGACGCTGACGAACACCGAGCGCAGCGCGTCATGACGCGCAAGGAGCGCATCCAGCGCTTGCTGCCATGCGGCTCGATTCAGCGGCCCGTGCACACGCCACGCGAGCGGCATGTGATAGGTGCGACTCACACCGTCGAGTTGCGCGAGAAACCATAGCCGTTGCTGCGCAAACGACAGCGGTAAATGGCCTTCTCGCGACACCGGCGTGATCTCAGGCAGCGTATCGGTGCCGTGATGCCATTGCGCCTCAACCGCGGTAGCGAATGCAGCGAGCGTCGGTGATGCGAACAGCGTCGCCAGTGGCACATCGGCACCGAGTGCACTCACCCGGTTCATCAAACGCACCGCCAACAAAGAATGACCGCCGAGCGCAAAGAAGCTGTCGTGCCGACCGACCTGCTTCACACCCAATAGCTCCGCCCAGATCTCAGCCAGCGTCGTCTCAAGCTCGCCTTGCGGCGCTTCATACGCTTGGTGCACGAGCGCATCGATATCAGGCTCCGGCAGCGCACGCCGGTCGAGCTTGCCATTGGGCGTCAACGGAAATGCATCGAGCCGCACAAACGCGGCCGGCACCATATAATCGGGCAACCGAGCGGCCACATGCGCATGCAGCGTGCTGGCCAGGGGCGCATCGGATTCAGCAATGACATAGGCGACAAGTCGCGTGTCCTCGCCGTCGCCGCGCGCAAGCATCACCGCATCGCGCACCTGCGGGTGCTGGGCCAAGCATGCCTCAATCTCGCCCGGCTCGACTCGTTGGCCGCGCAGCTTAATCTGATCGTCGATGCGGCCAACATAGTCAAGTTGACCATCCACCCGCCATCTGGCCAAGTCGCCCGTTCGGTACAGCCGCTCGCCGTGCCCGAACGGGTTGGCGATAAAGCGCTCAGCGCTTAACACGGGCTGATTGAAGTAACCGCGTGCCAAGCCCACGCCCGCGATATATAGCTCGCCGGTCACACCCGGTGGCAACGGCTTAAGCTGTCGATCCAATACATACACGCGCACATTCGACAACGGCTGGCCGATCGGCACCGCGCCCTGTGTGTCGGGTACGGCCGCAAACCAGGTCGATGTCATCGTGCATTCGGTCGGGCCGTACTGATTGAACACCTGCACCTGCGCGCCGAGCGTTTGATGCACGCGCGTGACAAGCTGCGCGTCCAGCGCTTCGCCACTCACCAAGATCGTGCGCAGTGCCCTACCCACGCCCCGATGTTCAGCCGCCTGACAGATACTACGCAGCAAGCTGGGCGTCATACTGAGCAATGCCGTGACACGCTGCTCATGGAGCGCATCCACATAGCGGTGCGGCTCCTTAGCGTGCGCGGTCGGGATCAGCACGACGCGTGCACCGGCAATAAGTGGGCCGATTAGGTCACGCACCGACGCGTCAAAGGCCAGACTCGCGACATTGAGCACTACATCTTTTTCGGTGACACGATAATGGCGAACCAAAAAGTTCAGGTAATTGGCTGCACCGCGATGCCGGGTCATCACCCCTTTAGGCTGGCCCGTTGAGCCTGACGTATAGGTCACGTATGCGAGATGCTCAGACAAAACACCGCTGGCCGCACGCGTGTCGGGCCCAGCCTCGATCTGCGCCCAGTCGGTATCCAGGCGCACGCACTGTACAGCGGTGCGCGGCAACGCTTGCTGCAGGGACGACTGTGTGACCAGGACCGGCGCGCGCGCCTGCTGCATCATGTACGCGAGGCGCTCGCGCGGATAGCTCGGATCCAGCGGTAAATACGCGCCTCCAGCCTTTAAGATGCCCAGTACGCCGACCACCATCTCGATCGAGCGCTCCACGCATAACCCCACGACGACGTCGGGTCCGACGCCCAGTGTGCGCAAATGCCACGCCAGTTGATTGGCCCGACGCTCTAGTTCAGCGTACGTGATTGACTGCGCGCCCAACACGACAGCCTCCGCCTGCGGCGTGCGCTCGACCTGCGCTTCGAACAATTGATCCACGCTTAGGTTATCGGGATATGATGCCGCCGTTGCGTTCCAGTCGCGCAGCAGTCGCTGCCGCTCGCTCGCATCGAGCAGATCGATGTCGCCCAACGGCTGTGTTGGAGCCGCGGCCAGCGTTTGCAGGAACCGAACAAACCGGTGTTGATGCGCAACCAGCTCATCTGCGGTATAACAAGCCGGATTCGCGTCAAAGTCGATCCGTAACGAACCGTCGTCTGCTCGCGGACAGACCGTGACCCTCAGATCGTCAACCGGACCATTGAGCAAAGGATGCGTCGTCGAGGTCAGCTCACCAAAGGTCAGGGCGTCGTCAAGCGGCATGACATGAACAGCGATTCTAAACAGAGGCTGGCCGGACGCCAGTCTAGTTGAGCGCAGCAACGCGTCACTCGAGTCACATAAGCCCCGCCGCCCGCGTTGGATCTCGTGCTCAGCCTGCTGCATCAACGATATCAGGCTCATGCCCAATTGCACCGTCAATCGAAGCGGCATCATGGCGCCACTACCGAGCGGAGAAGGCTCAGCCGCCCCCCAGGCGGAGCAGCCCAACACCACGTCGTGCGCGCCGATCAGCCGAGACAGATACGCGGCCATCGCGGCTGTTATCAACAAGGTCAATTGCGCGGTATCGCCCGCATGATCGCCTAACGCGTGGGACGGCAACGCCATGGTATGACGCAGTGCCGGCTGCAGCGCCGGCGCACATCGGCTTGCCAGGGTGGCCGGCTCCGGCCAATGCGCATCCCGCTCGAACCGATACGCGTCATCACAGGCCCCTAGGGCTGAAGCGGGGGACTGCGCGTCGCACGCTAATGCGGGCGCCCATTGCTCGAAAGGAGGTGACATGCCCGCATACAGCATGCGATACACGTGCGCGACGCGCTGCGCAATAAGATGAGCGCCGTGCACATCGATCAAGAGCGCGTGGTAGCGCTGATACCACAGCACCCGATCCGGTGCCGTATGCAACAGCGCATAACGAAAGAGCGGTTTGTGTAAAACATTGAACGGCTGTTCACAATCGGCATGCATCCATGCGTCGGCTGCCGCCTGAGGATTGGCTTCCCCACTGAAATCAATCAGCGGCAATGGCCACTGTGGTGAACCAATATATTGTCGAAGACGGTCCTCACTTTCGACAAATTGCAACCGCAGATGGTCCACTTCGTCCACTACCTGACGTAAGGCGGCTTCAAACTGCGCGATGTCAATGGCATCTTCAATCATCGTGTAGCGCGCTACACAATACACTGGACTTGCCAAGGGCAACCGTTGGTCAATTCCCTGATCGGTTTGAGCCGCACTGAGCGGATCAGTCACTGCCATCACGCAAGCAGACATCTGTATTCTCCTATCCAGACACAAGGCTGGCCCGGGGCTGACGACGCACGACGGCGATGGCTAACTTGCCAGGTAGAAAGCAGATCGAGCCCTAAGTGGACCAATACTTCCAAAATGATGCTGGGCAGGCATCATACCTGCCACTCGTACCGCTTTTTGCTGGGCATTGAGTTGAAAAACGGCGGGAATCACTTCACTACCCTTAATTTATACCCGAGCCCTTAATTTAATTACACAGATACGCCGCTCTTTTTACCAATAAACCGCAGCGTTATCGCCTTCAGAACACCACAGCAAACCAGTACACCTATTTCAGCAATGGCTATGCCTGCCAATGGCCCACAGCTTTATATGCGATAAAGAGGGCTGTGCACGTTGCCGAATAATACTATTGGCATTTAAGATCATTAATTTATCAACGAAGACCAGCCGAAACAATTCACCCCCAATTTGGCTCAATATATGGCTTAAAGAAATATATTTTGCACCGATATAAATAATCCTCTCCAACTAAATTTATTGTCTAACCCTTGAAATGAACTTAATCTTGTTTCTGTCAGACAGCGCTTTAACAAAGTCACGCCCATTTTTAGCCGGCATATCATGGCCTGAGCGAGCAAACGCCATAACGAAGCAACTTCTGCTGTACAGAAATAGAGGCTGGCGGAAGCTGCCCTCCCCGAAAAGCACAATCCCGCCGTGCCATTGACATACATCGCAAGCGGTAGCCACAAAGAAGCTCCACCGTGAGGTCAGTGCGCTGATGGCTAGCGAGCATCTTTATGCTTATGCCGAGCGCGCCCCGTGCCATCTATCAAATTGCTTATGGTGCCGCCCCACCTAAACGGGCGCGACGGTACGAATCGCGGCACGTCGTACAGCTGTCCGTGAACTGCGTCAACGCGGCCGACGGCTGGCACCACGCATCACATGCTACCTGCAGCTCTCGCTATAAGAGGAAGTTAAACGCTTCATTGAGCAACTGCCTCAACAGACGGGGGCACAGCAAACGTACTATGCGCGCTGCTGCTGGCTGACGACGCTTTTCTACAAGGCCTGCGCATCCGCGGTCGCTGGCGCAGCAATGGGCAACTTCTCGCGGCGTCTGAGCGTGCAGGGGCACGACCAATGGTGGCTCGAGATCGTCGGCAAAGGAAAACGCGCGCGGATTGTGCCGGCGTCGCCGGAGTTGACCGCCGAGCTGGCTCGCTATCGTCAAGCGTGTGGCCGGCCCCCGCTGACCGACCGGACCGAAACCACGCCGCTAATCATGCCTTTTAAAGACCAACGTCGCTGTCTATCGCGCTCGGCCCTCCAAGACGCGATCAAGGATATATTTAGCCGTACCGCGACGTGGCTGTGTGCGCGGCTCGAGTTCACCGACCGCGCCGATGAATTGGACCGTGCGTCGGCGCACTGGCTGACGCATACCACCAGGTCACGCCAGCCGACGGCGGCCTCGATCTGCGCACGGTACGCGACAATCTGGGTCAGATGTCGCAGACCACTACGAGCCGATACCTGCTTCAGGAAGAGAACACGCAGTACCGTGAAAGCGTCAAATACCTCAGTTGAGCGGATGTTGGGCGTGGAATAACGTAATCTCTAGATCACTTCTCGCCAACCATAGTTCGCACAAAAACGCACAGCGCCGTACAGCACTCATCGCTCTGGCAGAACGTCGCTGCGACGTCCTATTCGCCGGGCTACACAATGGCAACTTTTACCAACTAAGTCAGCCTCTAATGTTTGACGAAAAACAACATAGGGGCACACCACGTGTGACAATATGGCACGTGCGCCTGACGGCTTGTCCGACACCTCGCTTCGGTTACACGTCACGCTTGGCTTTCACGATGCTCAGCGCGGACGCGATCATTGTGCTCATATCAGCCAGATTGGCCGGGACAATCAGTGTATTGCCTTGCTTGGCCAGGTTGCCAAATGCACTGACATACTGTTCGGCAACTTTCAGGTTCACCGCGTCCATGCCGCCACGTGACTGAATGGCGTCGGCGATTTTCTGGATCGCCTGCGCATTGGCCTCGGCCACCGCGAGAATGGCGGCAGCCTGTCCCTGGGCTTGGTTGATCGCGGCCTGTTTCTCTCCTTCGGATTGCTGGATCGCCGCCTCGCGCGCGCCAGACGCCAAGTTGATCTGCTCCTGCTTGCGGCCTTCGGACGCTGCGATCAGCGCTCGCTTCTCGCGCTCGGCCGTAATCTGCGCCTGCATCGCACGCAGGATTTCATTGGGTGGCGTCAGATCCTTGATTTCGTAGCGCAGCACCTTCACGCCCCAGTTCGCTGCCGCATCGTCGAGCGCGGACACGATGCTGTGGTTGATCAAATCGCGTTCCTCGAACGTCTTGTCCAGTTCCATCTTGCCAATGACCGAGCGCAACGTCGTCTGCGCAAGCTGCGTGATCGCCATCACGTAGTTCGCCGAACCGTACGAGGCCTTCATCGGATCGGTAACCTGAAAGTACAGTACGCCATCGACCTGCAGTTGCGTGTTGTCGCGCGTGATGCAGACCTGCGACGGCACGTCGAGCGGGATCTCCTTCAGCGAATGCTTGTACGCGACGCGATCGACGAATGGCAGCACGATGTTTAGGCCCGGCGTCAGCGTCGCATGATAGCGGCCGAGCCTCTCGAGCACCCACGCATGCTGCTGAGGTGTGATCTTCACGCATTGCGTCGCGATCACCACCACGACAACGAACAAAACCAGTGCGACAATCGAAAGTTCCATGACGTAGTATCCCTTCAGACTGTGGAAGAAGAGCGAGCGGCCGGGCGAGCGGCGACGATGAGCCGGTTGTCGCGCACCTGGCGAATCAAATACCAGTGCGCATGCTCGCTCTCGCCGGGCTGAAGCTCGACATCCCACTGTGCACCGCGATAGTTGATGCGTGCCCGGCCGTTATCCCAATGTTCGACGCGCACCGTCTGACCAATGTCTAGCAGCACATCGGCGTCCCGCGTGGCGTCCCGCACGTCGCGGCGCTGCCGACGACCATAGCGGGAACGCCGCAGCGCCGTCACGGCGGCCAGCGCGACCAGGGCGGCCAGCGCAAGCTGCGCAGCCACCGGCATGCCGAGTCCATGCGCGACACCGCCCGCCGCGCAACCCAGCGCAATCATCAATAGATAGAACGTGCCGGTCGTCAGCTCGACCACCAATAACGCACCGGTCGCGATCCACCAGATAAGTCCCGAACCCGCCATCGCGATCCCCTGAATAAAAAAACACCCCGGTGCCGTCACCGAGGTGTCTTATAGCACGAAGCTGGCTCGCGCTGCGAGCCGATCGCGCGTCAGCGCGCGGTTTCTGGCGGCCGGCGTATCGTCCGGCCCGCCGGCAGACGCGGCGTCATGCCGCCTTCGCGTCGTCCGTCTGCGCGTCGTTCGCCTGCGCGAGCGCCTGCCACGTCTCAATCACCGTATCCGGATTCAACGAGATCGAAGCAATACCTTCCTTCGTCAACCACGCAGCAAAATCCGGATGGTCCGACGGGCCCTGGCCGCAAATGCCAACATACTTGCCCAACCGCAGACAGGTTTCGATCGCGCGCGACAGCATGAAGCGCACGGCTGGATCGCGCTCGTCGAAATCATGGGCGAGCAATTCCATGCCCGAGTCCCGGTCCAAGCCGAGCGTCAGCTGCGTCAAGTCGTTCGAGCCAATTGAGAAGCCGTCGAAATACGCGAGGAACTGCTCGGCCAGGATCGCATTGGACGGCACCTCGCACATCATGATCAGCCGCAGGCCGTTGTCGCCGCGCTTGAGCCCGAATTGGGCGAGCAGCTCGACTACCCGCTGGGCCTGTCCCAGCGTGCGCACGAACGGCACCATGATTTCGACGTTGGTCAGGCCCATCTCGTCGCGCACGCGCTTGAGCGCACGGCACTCCATTTCGAACGCGGCCGCGAAATCGTCGGCGATGTAGCGCGACGCGCCCCGAAAGCCGAGCATCGGGTTTTCCTCGTCCGGCTCATAGCGCGAACCGCCGATCAGCTTCTTGTACTCGTTCGACTTGAAGTCCGACAGCCGCACGATCACCGGCTTCGGATAGAACGCCGCGGCGATCGTCGCCACGCCCTCGGTCAGCTTGTCAACATAGAACGCACGTGGCGACGCGTGACCGCGCGCTACGCTCTCAACGGCTTTCTTCAAATCCTGGGCGACATTCGGATATTCGAGGATCGCCTTCGGATGCACGCCGATATTGTTGTTGATGATGAATTCGAGCCGCGCCAGCCCGACGCCGGCGTTCGGCAACTGCGCGAAGTCAAACGCGAGTTGCGGGTTGCCCACGTTCATCATGATCTTGACCGGGATCTTCGGCAACTCGCCGCGCTGCACTTCGGTCACCTCTGTCTCAAGCAGGCCGTCGTAGATCTTGCCCTCGTCGCCTTCCGCGCACGATACCGTCACCAGTGCACCGTCCTTCAGCACATCAGTCGCGTCACCGCAGCCGACCACGGCCGGCACGCCGAGTTCGCGTGCGATGATCGCCGCGTGGCAGGTACGCCCCCCCCGGTTCGTGACGATCGCCGACGCGCGTTTCATCACCGGCTCCCAGTTCGGATCGGTCATGTCCGCCACCAGCACGTCACCCGGCTGCACGCGCTCCATCTCGGAAGGATCGTGGATCACGCGCACCGGACCGGCGCCAATCTTCTGACCGATCGCCCGGCCGGTCGCGAGCACCTGCGACTGGCCCTTCAGCTTGAAGCGCTGCTCGATCTTGCCGGCCGCCTGGCTCTTCACCGTCTCAGGGCGCGCCTGCAGGATGAACAACGTGCCATCGCGACCGTCCTTACCCCACTCGATGTCCATCGGACGCTGGTAATGGTTCTCGATAATCACCGCATACTTGGCGAGCTGGATCACATCCTCGTCGGTGATCGAATAGCGGTTGCGCTGCTCCGCCGGCACGTCAACCGTCTTCACGCGGCCCGGCTCGCCCGGCTGCGTGAACTCCATCTTGATCAGCTTGGAGCCAATCGAGCGACGGATGATCGGATACCGTCCCTGCGCGAGCGTCGTCTTGAATACGTAGAACTCGTCCGGGTTCACCGCGCCCTGCACCACGGTCTCGCCCAGTCCGTAGCTAGCGGTGATGAACACAGCGTCGCGAAAGCCCGATTCGGTGTCCAGCGTGAACATCACGCCGGCCGCGCCAACGTCCGAGCGCACCATTCGCTGCACGCCGGCGGACAACGCCACCTCGGCGTGTGTGAAACCCTTGTGCACGCGATACGAAATCGCGCGGTCGTTATACAGCGACGCAAACACGTGCTTGATGCGATCCAGCACGTCGTCGATGCCCACGACGTTCAGATACGACTCCTGCTGGCCGGCAAACGACGCATCAGGCAAGTCCTCGGCCGTGGCCGACGAGCGCACCGCAAACGATAGTTCCTGGGGCGAGGACGCCTGCAGCTTGTCGAACTGCTCGCGGATCTCCGCATCCAGGCGCGGTTGCAGCGGCGCGTCGACGATCCACTGGCGGATTTCCTTGCCGGCCTCGGCCAGCGCCTTCACGTCGTCGACATCGAGCGTCTCAAGGCGCTTGGCGATCCGTTCGGTCAAATCATTGTAAGCAAGGAATTCGCGGAACGCGTGCGCAGTCGTCGCGAAACCGGTCGGTACGCGAACGCCTGCCGCAGCCAGTTGGCTGATCATCTCGCCCAGCGATGCATTTTTTCCGCCGACCGAGTCGACATCTGTCATTCGTAGTGCTTCGAACGGTAAGACGTATGCTCCGTTATGTGCGGTGTTAGACATGAAAGCCCCTAAGTGGTAAAAAATTTCCGGCATGCGCGAGTGGGCCCCGTGCGCGCAGCTCCACTGGAAGTCGCCACGCACCTCGCGCAACCTGTTTGACAAGCCATCGCGAGTGCCGCGAGGATCGCTTCGTCCTGTGCCGGGGGACCCTGCGCCCACCGCGCGACACCTCGTCCATCCGCCGGCGGTCTGCAAGGCCTTATGGAACAAAGCTTGCCGCCGGTTTCGCGGACACCGCCTGCAATTGCTTGTCAAACAGGTTGCCGCTATTCTACCGTGCTACTCTGCAAAAAACCCCAGAATCCCCGCTCAGGCCCTTTGACCAACGGAAATCCGGGCCTGCCTCGCGGCGCTCTACTTGACAAGCATCATGCCTGCACCGACTGTATTCATCGTCTCCGATGGCACCGGCATCACCGCGGAAACCTTCGCGCACTCGATCCTGTCCCAGTTCGACCAAAAATTCCGCCTTGTGCGCGTGCCATTCATTGACTCGTCGGAGAAGGCTTACGCAACGGTCCAGAAAATCAATGAGGCGGCCACGCTGGACGGCCGCCGCCCGGTCGTCTTTACGACGCTCGTCGATAGCCATTCAAACGAGATCGTCAAACGCTCGAACGCGCTGGTCATGGATATGTTCCAGACCTTCATCGAGCCGCTAGAACAGGAATTGCAAACGCAATCGACCCACGCGATCGGCCGTGGCCACCAAGCCGCCGATACCGAGGAGTACAAGAACCGGATCGAGGCGATCAATTTCTCGCTTGCGCATGACGATGGCCAGAGCAACCGCAACCTGCAGGATGCGGATGTGATTCTGGTCGGCGTGTCGCGCAGCGGCAAAACGCCCACCAGCCTCTATCTAGCGATGCAGTACGGTGTGAAGGCGGCCAATTACCCGTTGATCCCGGAAGACTTCGAGCGCGGCAAGCTGCCGACACCGTTGTATGCCCATCGCAACAAGATCTTCGGGCTGTCGATCGATCCGCAGCGACTCGCCGAGATCCGCAACGAACGCCGCCCAGGCAGCAAGTATGCTGCGCCGGAG
This region of Mycetohabitans endofungorum genomic DNA includes:
- a CDS encoding SPFH domain-containing protein, encoding MELSIVALVLFVVVVVIATQCVKITPQQHAWVLERLGRYHATLTPGLNIVLPFVDRVAYKHSLKEIPLDVPSQVCITRDNTQLQVDGVLYFQVTDPMKASYGSANYVMAITQLAQTTLRSVIGKMELDKTFEERDLINHSIVSALDDAAANWGVKVLRYEIKDLTPPNEILRAMQAQITAEREKRALIAASEGRKQEQINLASGAREAAIQQSEGEKQAAINQAQGQAAAILAVAEANAQAIQKIADAIQSRGGMDAVNLKVAEQYVSAFGNLAKQGNTLIVPANLADMSTMIASALSIVKAKRDV
- a CDS encoding NfeD family protein, yielding MAGSGLIWWIATGALLVVELTTGTFYLLMIALGCAAGGVAHGLGMPVAAQLALAALVALAAVTALRRSRYGRRQRRDVRDATRDADVLLDIGQTVRVEHWDNGRARINYRGAQWDVELQPGESEHAHWYLIRQVRDNRLIVAARPAARSSSTV
- the ppsA gene encoding phosphoenolpyruvate synthase; translation: MSNTAHNGAYVLPFEALRMTDVDSVGGKNASLGEMISQLAAAGVRVPTGFATTAHAFREFLAYNDLTERIAKRLETLDVDDVKALAEAGKEIRQWIVDAPLQPRLDAEIREQFDKLQASSPQELSFAVRSSATAEDLPDASFAGQQESYLNVVGIDDVLDRIKHVFASLYNDRAISYRVHKGFTHAEVALSAGVQRMVRSDVGAAGVMFTLDTESGFRDAVFITASYGLGETVVQGAVNPDEFYVFKTTLAQGRYPIIRRSIGSKLIKMEFTQPGEPGRVKTVDVPAEQRNRYSITDEDVIQLAKYAVIIENHYQRPMDIEWGKDGRDGTLFILQARPETVKSQAAGKIEQRFKLKGQSQVLATGRAIGQKIGAGPVRVIHDPSEMERVQPGDVLVADMTDPNWEPVMKRASAIVTNRGGRTCHAAIIARELGVPAVVGCGDATDVLKDGALVTVSCAEGDEGKIYDGLLETEVTEVQRGELPKIPVKIMMNVGNPQLAFDFAQLPNAGVGLARLEFIINNNIGVHPKAILEYPNVAQDLKKAVESVARGHASPRAFYVDKLTEGVATIAAAFYPKPVIVRLSDFKSNEYKKLIGGSRYEPDEENPMLGFRGASRYIADDFAAAFEMECRALKRVRDEMGLTNVEIMVPFVRTLGQAQRVVELLAQFGLKRGDNGLRLIMMCEVPSNAILAEQFLAYFDGFSIGSNDLTQLTLGLDRDSGMELLAHDFDERDPAVRFMLSRAIETCLRLGKYVGICGQGPSDHPDFAAWLTKEGIASISLNPDTVIETWQALAQANDAQTDDAKAA
- the ppsR gene encoding posphoenolpyruvate synthetase regulatory kinase/phosphorylase PpsR, which codes for MPAPTVFIVSDGTGITAETFAHSILSQFDQKFRLVRVPFIDSSEKAYATVQKINEAATLDGRRPVVFTTLVDSHSNEIVKRSNALVMDMFQTFIEPLEQELQTQSTHAIGRGHQAADTEEYKNRIEAINFSLAHDDGQSNRNLQDADVILVGVSRSGKTPTSLYLAMQYGVKAANYPLIPEDFERGKLPTPLYAHRNKIFGLSIDPQRLAEIRNERRPGSKYAAPENCRYEVNEAEALMRREGIKWLSSTHKSIEEIATTILQEIKLERQSY